In Macadamia integrifolia cultivar HAES 741 chromosome 1, SCU_Mint_v3, whole genome shotgun sequence, a single window of DNA contains:
- the LOC122079341 gene encoding protein TIFY 6B-like isoform X1: MERDFLGLSVKELSPAVKEESKEGLQDSAFMRGSGMQWPFSNKVSALPQFMSFKTGQEDRSKKMVFDRLASSAFMPTISTADAFDANHKPTSSIVQKNFNLDRQVGTYNATNTYSVQHVDLHRPHDLRALPVPNQTISISMSNPFFKTHVATTGQSLAPTSMKQQPIGGIPVTTTHAIFPASGSVDPRNISKASGAQLTIFYGGAVNVYDDISPEKAQAIMFLAGNGASMSNNQRAQVQAPTSQPTVVEGVQGNQSPNSTPPCSGLPSPISVTSHSGAQSGSGSSNNDEGMATKSKGTLIAPSSSQPEVVTPIASAAPTTLMPAAVPQARKASLARFLEKRKERIMTVAPYSPSNKSTESTKGSLPFPANKEQSWSMGPTKMEANNAKLHST; encoded by the exons atggagagagactTCTTGGGTTTGAGTGTAAAGGAATTGTCGCCGGCTGTGAAGGAAGAGAGCAAAGAGGGATTGCAAGATTCAG CTTTCATGAGGGGTTCAGGAATGCAGTGGCCTTTCTCAAACAAGGTCTCTGCTCTGCCTCAGTTCATGTCTTTCAAGACTGGGCAAGAAGACAGATCAAAGAAGATGGTATTTGATCGCCTGGCCTCCTCTGCATTTATGCCTACCATATCTACAGCAGATGCTTTTGATGCTAATCACAAGCCCACTTCAAGCATAGTCCAG AAAAACTTCAATCTTGATAGGCAAGTGGGCACCTATAATGCAACGAACACTTACTCTGTGCAACATGTTGACCTCCATCGTCCACATGATCTTAGGGCCCTTCCTGTCCCTAACCAGACCATCTCGATTTCTATGAGCAACCCTTTCTTCAAGACCCATGTTGCTACCACAGGCCAAAGCTTGGCTCCTACTTCTATGAAGCAACAACCAATTGGCGGAATTCCTGTTACCACCACACATGCAATATTTCCAGCTTCTGGTTCTGTAGATCCAAG gAACATCTCGAAGGCCTCAGGGGCTCAACTGACCATCTTTTATGGTGGTGCTGTAAACGTTTATGACGATATCTCTCCTGAGAAG GCTCAGGCAATTATGTTTTTGGCTGGAAATGGAGCTTCCATGAGCAACAACCAAAGGGCTCAAGTACAAGCACCAACCTCACAGCCAACAGTAGTTGAAGGTGTTCAAGGAAACCAGTCTCCTAATTCCACTCCTCCTTGCTCAGGCCTTCCAAGCCCCATCTCTGTTACTTCCCATTCTGGTGCTCAATCAGGTAGTGGGTCTAGCAACAATGACGAAGGGATGGCAACAAAATCCAAAGGAACTCTGATAGCGCCCAGCAGCAGCCAACCTGAGGTGGTCACTCCTATAGCATCTGCTGCTCCTACTACTCTCATGCCTGCAG CTGTGCCTCAAGCTCGCAAGGCATCCTTGGCTCGATTTTTGGAGAAGCGCAAGGAGAG GATAATGACTGTAGCTCCATACAGCCCAAGCAACAAATCAACAGAAAGCACCAAAGGCTCATTACCTTTCCCAGCCAACAAGGAGCAGTCATGGAGTATGGGGCCAACTAAGATGGAGGCTAATAACGCCAAGTTGCATTCTACATAG
- the LOC122079341 gene encoding protein TIFY 6B-like isoform X2 translates to MERDFLGLSVKELSPAVKEESKEGLQDSGMQWPFSNKVSALPQFMSFKTGQEDRSKKMVFDRLASSAFMPTISTADAFDANHKPTSSIVQKNFNLDRQVGTYNATNTYSVQHVDLHRPHDLRALPVPNQTISISMSNPFFKTHVATTGQSLAPTSMKQQPIGGIPVTTTHAIFPASGSVDPRNISKASGAQLTIFYGGAVNVYDDISPEKAQAIMFLAGNGASMSNNQRAQVQAPTSQPTVVEGVQGNQSPNSTPPCSGLPSPISVTSHSGAQSGSGSSNNDEGMATKSKGTLIAPSSSQPEVVTPIASAAPTTLMPAAVPQARKASLARFLEKRKERIMTVAPYSPSNKSTESTKGSLPFPANKEQSWSMGPTKMEANNAKLHST, encoded by the exons atggagagagactTCTTGGGTTTGAGTGTAAAGGAATTGTCGCCGGCTGTGAAGGAAGAGAGCAAAGAGGGATTGCAAGATTCAG GAATGCAGTGGCCTTTCTCAAACAAGGTCTCTGCTCTGCCTCAGTTCATGTCTTTCAAGACTGGGCAAGAAGACAGATCAAAGAAGATGGTATTTGATCGCCTGGCCTCCTCTGCATTTATGCCTACCATATCTACAGCAGATGCTTTTGATGCTAATCACAAGCCCACTTCAAGCATAGTCCAG AAAAACTTCAATCTTGATAGGCAAGTGGGCACCTATAATGCAACGAACACTTACTCTGTGCAACATGTTGACCTCCATCGTCCACATGATCTTAGGGCCCTTCCTGTCCCTAACCAGACCATCTCGATTTCTATGAGCAACCCTTTCTTCAAGACCCATGTTGCTACCACAGGCCAAAGCTTGGCTCCTACTTCTATGAAGCAACAACCAATTGGCGGAATTCCTGTTACCACCACACATGCAATATTTCCAGCTTCTGGTTCTGTAGATCCAAG gAACATCTCGAAGGCCTCAGGGGCTCAACTGACCATCTTTTATGGTGGTGCTGTAAACGTTTATGACGATATCTCTCCTGAGAAG GCTCAGGCAATTATGTTTTTGGCTGGAAATGGAGCTTCCATGAGCAACAACCAAAGGGCTCAAGTACAAGCACCAACCTCACAGCCAACAGTAGTTGAAGGTGTTCAAGGAAACCAGTCTCCTAATTCCACTCCTCCTTGCTCAGGCCTTCCAAGCCCCATCTCTGTTACTTCCCATTCTGGTGCTCAATCAGGTAGTGGGTCTAGCAACAATGACGAAGGGATGGCAACAAAATCCAAAGGAACTCTGATAGCGCCCAGCAGCAGCCAACCTGAGGTGGTCACTCCTATAGCATCTGCTGCTCCTACTACTCTCATGCCTGCAG CTGTGCCTCAAGCTCGCAAGGCATCCTTGGCTCGATTTTTGGAGAAGCGCAAGGAGAG GATAATGACTGTAGCTCCATACAGCCCAAGCAACAAATCAACAGAAAGCACCAAAGGCTCATTACCTTTCCCAGCCAACAAGGAGCAGTCATGGAGTATGGGGCCAACTAAGATGGAGGCTAATAACGCCAAGTTGCATTCTACATAG